From the genome of Miscanthus floridulus cultivar M001 chromosome 10, ASM1932011v1, whole genome shotgun sequence, one region includes:
- the LOC136488750 gene encoding uncharacterized protein — translation MQQLAHFKAHLDIRDLAVHPTEPYVLSASFDEGNVKLWDWEKGWECTRIFEFADFDHVYGLTFLNIKDTDTFAVYGNAGIKVCSHRSAGSAEFILSEYNDPAISCFDYFANGGHHYLIIGGIDGIVKIWDLHTKSLVQTVEGVHLDSVHVIYCHPEHPVLVTGSQDGTVCLWNPTTLRPERTFNFGLGGLSDVKLCMDSSRSYRVVIAHWNGLAMIEIDQNDLVVVNTGSSSEENDLVGSRKRKLSEPDQSEIENEENDFVVDVMDTGNGAEQTQGNGSTDEEIHSVSSNLLDVYPGKLQLPFKPNKLTSCSVKLRNTTDDHIAVRLLTKCPKRYMAKMPLCCIVPPNCMYTFIVTGSDQKKRPLLSRDEFLTLESTICLKEDIVGLQNANVDSAAMEFTNFFKEAKEMAADKQVHELKLSVVSDPLKETTSVQQQQSEVEVVSNRKFSHVLSVDVHPTEPWILTTNQAGEVLIWDYKAQAIAISFDFTEKQVYSAKFIVGEEWIVAGDGYGTIYVYSYQTEEEVTNIDAHDSDITSLAVHPTDPLVLSSSEDRLIKLWDWKKNWECT, via the exons ATGCAGCAACTAGCGCATTTCAAAGCACACTTAGACATACGGGACTTGGCAGTTCATCCAACTGAGCCATATGTGCTGTCAGCTTCTTTCGACGAGGGAAACGTCAAGTTGTGGGACTGGGAAAAGGGCTGGGAATGCACTCGAATATTTGAGTTTGCTGACTTTGACCATGTCTATGGACTCACCTTTTTAAACATAAAGGATACGGATACTTTTGCAGTTTATGGCAATGCTGGAATAAAG GTTTGTAGTCACCGGTCTGCTGGTTCTGCTGAATTCATATTGTCTGAATATAATGACCCAGCTATAAGTTGCTTCGATTACTTTGCTAATGGTGGCCATCATTATCTGATTATCGGTGGCATTGATGGGATTGTCAAG ATTTGGGACTTGCACACAAAGAGTCTTGTTCAAACAGTTGAAGGCGTACATCTTGATTCAGTCCACGTAATCTATTGCCATCCCGAGCATCCAGTACTAGTTACAGGGTCACAAGATGGAACTGTTTGTCTGTGGAACCCAACTACGCTCAG GCCTGAGAGAACGTTTAACTTTGGCCTCGGAGGACTTAGTGATGTAAAACTATGTATGGATAGCTCAAGAAG TTACAGGGTAGTGATTGCACACTGGAACGGATTGGCAATGATAGAAATCGACCAAAATGATCTAGTTGTTGTGAACACTGGCAGCAGCAGTGAAGAAAATGATTTAGTTGGCTCAAGAAAAAGAAAACTATCGGAGCCAGACCAGTCGGAGATAGAAAATGAAGAAAATGATTTTGTTGTCGATGTCATGGACACTGGTAATGGCGCAGAGCAGACGCAGGGCAATGGGTCAACGGATGAAGAG ATACATTCTGTCTCCAGTAACCTGCTCGACGTTTACCCTGGGAAGCTTCAGCTACCATTTAAGCCCAATAAGCTGACCTCTTGTTCAGTAAAGCTGAGAAACACGACGGATGACCACATTGCTGTCAGGCTTCTGACGAAGTGCCCGAAGAGATACATGGCAAAGATGCCACTTTGTTGCATTGTGCCGCCAAATTGCATGTACACATTCATAGTGACAGGTAGCGATCAGAAGAAGAGACCCCTGCTGAGCAGGGACGAGTTTCTCACCCTAGAAAGCACCATTTGCTTGAAAGAAGATATTGTTGGGCTGCAGAATGCTAATGTAGACTCAGCGGCCATGGAGTTTACCAACTTCTTTAAAGAAGCCAAAGAGATGGCAGCTGATAAGCAGGTGCATGAGCTAAAGTTAAGTGTTGTTTCTGACCCACTAAAAGAGACAACCTCTGTTCAG CAGCAACAGTCAGAAGTTGAG GTCGTATCCAATAGGAAGTTTTCACATGTGCTGTCTGTGGACGTGCATCCGACGGAACCATGG ATTCTGACGACCAATCAAGCCGGAGAGGTTCTCATTTGGGACTACAAAGCGCAG GCCATAGCTATATCCTTTGACTTCACAGAGAAACAAG TTTACTCTGCTAAATTCATTGTGGGAGAGGAATGGATTGTCGCTGGTGATGGCTACGGGACTATCTATGTATACAGTTACCAAACAGAGGAGGAAGTTACAAACATCGATGCTCACGATAGTGACATCACGTCTTTGGCTGTGCATCCCACTGATCCTCTTGTGCTCTCGTCATCCGAGGATCGCCTGATAAAGCTCTGGGACTGGAAGAAGAACTGGGAGTGTACTTGA
- the LOC136488751 gene encoding cysteine-rich receptor-like protein kinase 44, with product MNNERYNTREVPTDFPWKLIEDITNGFALEQKIGSGGYGVVYKGVHPNGQEVAVKKLYHMPGLDEDQFQNELRILTRICHPNIVQLVGKSYIEQDRCVEHQGRLVFATKIERAICLEFLPKGSLEKHLSDERSGLRWHSRYKIIKGICEGLKYLHGERIFHLDLKPSNILLDKDMVPKIADFGLSRLFSGTFSFPLEAATLMVYITVTYAMLQIYFSGYAPPEYVDMGKITKKFDVFSLGVIIIKILTGSDGYSTYSDMSSSQDFIDLLQVQRNWRNMLLMVAWKDASYLDAYCNQVKTCTEIAVKCVESNSHKRPSIEDVISMLNQTEETIDKLYRQLFVVQPLNLCFPFEPDKLIPCPVQLTNNADHHIAYRIQPNSPDIFVGSLNGTVPARSTQTYILTMQKQQKPPPNLSTIHIQSVAANLDLSLNIDYMFNKAEAVHDVSKQVKITSLHECASQLAFKPRIEVLSLNPTYSIDIHPLEPWWVLIKSGGIIEIWNCRTRVSAAQTLASRYYIRPSNDINSTD from the exons ATGAATAATGAACGATACAATACAAGGGAGGTGCCAACAGATTTCCCATGGAAACTAATAGAAGACATTACAAATGGTTTTGCACTAGAGCAAAAAATTGGTAGTGGTGGATATGGGGTGGTTTACAAG GGAGTACATCCAAATGGACAAGAGGTAGCTGTAAAAAAGCTTTACCACATGCCAGGATTAGATGAGGATCAGTTTCAAAATGAACTTCGAATCCTTACTAGAATTTGCCATCCAAACATCGTCCAGCTCGTTGGGAAAAGCTACATAGAGCAAGATAGATGTGTCGAACACCAAGGCAGACTAGTGTTTGCTACAAAGATAGAGAGGGCAATATGCTTGGAGTTTTTGCCTAAAGGAAGCCTTGAGAAGCATCTCTCTG ATGAACGGTCTGGACTTCGTTGGCATAGTCGCTACAAAATAATAAAGGGGATTTGTGAAGGTTTGAAATACCTTCATGGAGAAAGAATTTTCCATCTTGACCTCAAACCTTCAAATATATTGCTTGACAAGGATATGGTGCCAAAAATTGCAGACTTTGGCCTATCAAGGCTCTTTAGTGGAACAT TTTCCTTTCCTCTAGAGGCAGCAACATTGATG GTTTACATCACTGTTACTTATGCGATGCTTCAAATATATTTCAGCGGATACGCCCCACCAGAGTATGTAGATATGGGAAAAATCACAAAGAAGTTTGATGTATTTAGTTTGGGGGTCATAATCATAAAAATATTGACAGGATCCGATGGCTACTCCACATATTCTGATATGTCCTCTTCCCAAGACTTCATTGATTTG TTGCAGGTTCAACGAAACTGGAGGAACATGTTACTGATGGTAGCATGGAAAGATGCATCGTATCTGGATGCTTATTGCAACCAAGTGAAGACTTGCACTGAGATCGCAGTGAAGTGTGTGGAATCCAACAGCCACAAAAGGCCCAGTATAGAGGATGTCATCTCTATGTTGAACCAAACAGAAGAAACTATTGATAAGCTGTACAGGCAGCTATTTGTTGTCCAACCTCTCAATCTCTGCTTCCCCTTCGAGCCAGATAAGCTGATTCCATGCCCAGTGCAGCTAACCAACAACGCAGATCATCATATTGCCTACAGGATTCAGCCAAATAGCCCAGATATCTTCGTCGGTTCACTCAATGGCACTGTACCTGCAAGATCCACTCAGACTTACATTCTGACGATGCAAAAGCAACAGAAACCACCCCCAAACCTGAGCACAATTCACATCCAGAGCGTTGCAGCCAACTTGGACTTATCGTTGAACATTGACTACATGTTTAACAAAGCAGAAGCAGTTCATGATGTGTCGAAACAGGTGAAGATAACGAGCCTTCATGAGTGTGCAAGCCAGCTAGCATTCAAG CCCAGAATTGAG GTATTATCCCTCAATCCTACTTATAGCATAGACATCCATCCATTGGAGCCATGGTG GGTTCTAATAAAATCTGGTGGCATTATTGAAATTTGGAACTGCAGGACCAGGGTAAGTGCTGCACAGACACTAGCTAGTCGGTACTACATCCGTCCCAGCAATGATATAAATTCTACTGACTAG